DNA from Devosia yakushimensis:
CAGCGGGCGGAAGCGCGGGCCGCTGGTGCGGAAATGCATTCGGCCTTTCAGTCGCTGCGCAGCCATGCCCCGATGAACCTGCGGGCTTCCCATCCCGGCAAGGTCAATATCGACACCGTCGGCAAGGACCTGCACCGGCTCGAAACCCTGCTGGGCGGCCTTTTGGCGCGCTCGGGCGGTCCGTTCCTGTTCGGCGCCTTCACGGCCGCCGACGCCATGTATGCCCCCGTTGCCGCCCGCATCCGCACCTATGCGCTGCCGGTCTCCGATGTTCTCAACGGCTATGTCGAGGCCATCTATAGTCTGCCAGCTTTCCAGGATTGGCTGGCGCTGGCGCTGCGCGAACCCTGGGTGGTGGATGACGACGAAATCGACGTGATTCAGGGTCGCGTGAAACCGGGGACACTCGCATGATCCACATGGTCAAACTCTGCGTCGGGGTATCGAGCCTTGAGGAGCTGGAAAGCTATCGCGACGAGCGGGCCCATTGGTGGGGTGCCGACTATGGCGAGGACGTGCATGTGCACCGCACCCGCATGCGGCCCAAGCGCGCCGAGGAAATGGAAGGCATTTCCTCGATCTATTGGGTGATCGCCGGCGCCATCGTCTGCCGCCAGCCCATCCTGCGGCTGGCGCAATATACCGATGAAGAGGGCAAGGATTACTGCGACATCATCATGAGCCCCGACATGGTGCGCACCGTGCCCTATCCCAAGCGCCCCTTCCAGGGCTGGCGCTATCTCCGCCCGGAAGACGCTCCGCCGGACCTGGGCGCCAACGAGAACGCGGATTCTCTGGCGCTGGCCGCGGACCTGGCGAAGCTGGGGCTGATCTGATCAGCTCATGACCGGATAGCTATTCGCGAAGGCGGGCAGGGCGTTGGCCTTGGCCGAGAGCGCGGCCAGCACGGGTCTGGTCTGCCGCGTCAGGGCCGGATGCGCCGTCGCGATGAAATCATAGGCGCAAACCATGGCGATGATGGCGCCCTTGGGGTGGTCATTGGCCGGCCATTCGGCGGTGGCGGCAAGGGTTTCGAGGTGGTCCAGGCCTGCCGTTATCTGCTGGCTCAGGCGGTCGCGCCAATCCGGCCATTGGAGGGCCGCGGGGCGGCGGATGGCCTCATAGACCAGTGCGACGCCTTTTTCGGACACGCCATTGGCATAGCCTGCGGTCTGGAGGGCCACGATCCTGCTTTCGCCGGTTTCCGGAAACAGGCGGGTGCCGGGCTGGGCCGTCTGGTCGAGATAATCGATGATCGCCGAAGTCTCGATCAGATCCATGCCGTCATCGAGGCGCAGAACGGGAACCCGGCCCAGCGGATTTGCTTCGGTGATGCCTCCAAAATCGGGTTGCAGCACATTGACGATGCGACGCTCGAATGGGCGGCCTTGCAGCGCAAGCGAAACGGTGACGCGCCGGACAAATGGGGAAAGTCGGCCGCCGAAGAGAATCATGGTGGGGTCCTGGGGTGGAAGGGCACATCGCCAGAGTGGCCGTCACGCGGCGCCATTGGCAAGTAGGCCTCATCCCCCACAGAAATCGCTGCATTAATCGGGTGTTAACCATCTCGGTCCGATGTGTTGATCAACGGTTAACCACTCGTGATTTGGAGACGGCGATGGGGCAGGGCGCACATGTCATTGTGGTGGGCAATGAAAAGGGCGGGTCGGGCAAGTCGACCACGGCCTTTCACCTGGCCATCTATCTGATGCACCATGGCCACCGCGTCGCGACCATCGATGTGGACAGCCGCCAGCAGACCTTTACCCATTATGTGCGCAACCGGCGCGCCTGGACGCGGGATCGGGAGCTCAATGTTCCCAATCCCAAGCATTTCCACCTGCCGACGGCCTGGGGCGATTCCATCAAGGACAATCAGAAGGCCGAATTGGCCGTGTTCCGCAAAGCCATTGCCGAGGTAGACGGCACGGTGGACTATCTGGTCATCGACACGCCCGGCTTCGATACCAATCTGACCCGGCTGGCCCACACCATGGCCGATACGCTGGTGACCCCGCTCAATGACAGCCTTATCGATCTCAACGTGCTTGCGCGGGTCGATCCCGAGACCGGCGAGCCGATCGAAACCAGCCATTATGCGCGGCTGGTGCAGCGCGCCCGGTCGGAGCGGCTGGCGGCCGATGGCAAGAGCATAGACTGGATACTGGTGCGCAACCGCATTTCCATGCTGGGCTCGCGCAATGCCAATCAGGTGCATGCAACGCTGGAGCGCATCGGCGCGCGGTTTGGCTGCCGGGTGGCCGACGGCATTGCCGAGCGCGTGATTTTCCGCTCGCTCTTTGCCAGCGGAATGACGGTATTCGATCCGCTGGAGGAGGTGGCGCTGGGCGGCACCCCATCCATGTCGCATGTGAGTGCGCGGCAGGAATACCGCAATCTGGTGGGTGCCCTGCAATTGCCGGTACGCGACCGCATGGCGGCTTAGTTCGTCACCGTCATTCCCGGCCGCTCCTTCAAGGGAGCCTTTCAAACAATTGTTGATACTACGACCCTTGCCGGGGCGTGCGAAACACTGACAATACCGGCAGTTTCAGGAGTGATTTGCCGTGCGACAGGGGCCGCATGTCATCGTCGTCGGCAATGAGAAAGGCGGGTCGGGCAAATCGACCACGGCCTTTCACCTGGTCATTTACCTGCTCTATCAGGGCTATCGCGTCGCTTCGATCGATGTGGATAGCCGCCAGCAGACTTTTACCCATTATGTGCGCAACCGGCGCGATTGGAGCCGGAAGCATGGGTTGAACCTGCCCCATCCCACCCATTTCCATTTGCCGCTGGCGCGTGGGGATTCGGTCAAGGAAAA
Protein-coding regions in this window:
- a CDS encoding glutathione S-transferase family protein; this encodes MKLLIGNRNYSTWSMRPWLVLRHFEIPFEDEVLQLSGEGWRETLAVRSPTGKVPVLVDGDLVIPETIAIIEYLADRFPEKPIWPAELRQRAEARAAGAEMHSAFQSLRSHAPMNLRASHPGKVNIDTVGKDLHRLETLLGGLLARSGGPFLFGAFTAADAMYAPVAARIRTYALPVSDVLNGYVEAIYSLPAFQDWLALALREPWVVDDDEIDVIQGRVKPGTLA
- a CDS encoding DUF1489 family protein; the protein is MIHMVKLCVGVSSLEELESYRDERAHWWGADYGEDVHVHRTRMRPKRAEEMEGISSIYWVIAGAIVCRQPILRLAQYTDEEGKDYCDIIMSPDMVRTVPYPKRPFQGWRYLRPEDAPPDLGANENADSLALAADLAKLGLI
- a CDS encoding glutathione S-transferase family protein, coding for MILFGGRLSPFVRRVTVSLALQGRPFERRIVNVLQPDFGGITEANPLGRVPVLRLDDGMDLIETSAIIDYLDQTAQPGTRLFPETGESRIVALQTAGYANGVSEKGVALVYEAIRRPAALQWPDWRDRLSQQITAGLDHLETLAATAEWPANDHPKGAIIAMVCAYDFIATAHPALTRQTRPVLAALSAKANALPAFANSYPVMS
- a CDS encoding division plane positioning ATPase MipZ, which gives rise to MGQGAHVIVVGNEKGGSGKSTTAFHLAIYLMHHGHRVATIDVDSRQQTFTHYVRNRRAWTRDRELNVPNPKHFHLPTAWGDSIKDNQKAELAVFRKAIAEVDGTVDYLVIDTPGFDTNLTRLAHTMADTLVTPLNDSLIDLNVLARVDPETGEPIETSHYARLVQRARSERLAADGKSIDWILVRNRISMLGSRNANQVHATLERIGARFGCRVADGIAERVIFRSLFASGMTVFDPLEEVALGGTPSMSHVSARQEYRNLVGALQLPVRDRMAA